The following DNA comes from Halobacillus litoralis.
TGTTGATGAAAACTTGGAAATCGAACGTATTGAACTTTCGCGAGAAGAAGCGAAAGAAAAGTTCAAAGAAATCGGGGACGACCTGAAACTGGAACTGATTGATGATATTCCAGAGGGCGAGCAAGTGACGATTTACAAGCAAGGTGAATTTTTTGACCTTTGTCGAGGAGTTCATGTCCCTCAGACTAGTAAAATCAAAGTTTTTAAGCTGCTTAGCATTTCTGGTGCTTATTGGCGTGGGAATAGCGATAACCAAATGCTGCAACGCATTTATGGTACAGAGTTTGAGAAAAAAGCGCATCTGGATGAGTACTTGAAGATGTTGGAGGAAGCGAAAGAGCGTGACCATCGCAAACTTGGTAAAGAACTTGATATTTTCACTGTGAACCAAAAGGTCGGGCAAGGTCTTCCGATGTGGTTGCCAAAGGGTGCGACGATTCGACGTACAATTGAACGTTATATCGTGGACACAGAAGAGCGCCTGGGTTATGACCACGTCTATACACCTGTTCTTGGCAGTGTTGATTTGTATAAGACAAGCGGCCACTGGGATCATTATCAAGATGATATGTTCCCGACAATGGAAATGGACAATGAAGACCTCGTTCTTCGCCCGATGAATTGTCCTCATCATATGATGGTATATAAAAACCAATTGTATAGTTATCGTAATCTTCCCGTAAGGATTGCTGAGCTTGGAATGATGCATCGGTATGAAATGTCTGGCGCATTGGCAGGCTTGCAGCGAGTACGGGCCATGACTTTAAATGATGCCCATATTTTTGCTCGTCCAGATCAGCTTAAAGATGAATTCAAGCGTGTAGTCCGGTTGGTGCAAGAAGTGTATCGTGATTTCGGAATCAACGATTATTACTTCCGCCTCTCTTATCGTGACCCAGAAGATAAAGAGAAGTATGTGGATAATGATGCCATGTGGGATAAAGCTCAATCGATGTTGAAAGAAACGATGGAAGATATGGAGCTTGAATATGTAGAAGCAGATGGAGAAGCTGCATTTTATGGACCTAAGTTGGATGTTCAAGTCAAGACAGCTCTTGGTAAAGATGAGACACTTTCCACTGTGCAACTTGACTTCCACCTGCCCGAGCGTTTCGACCTAACATATGTAGGGGAGGACGGGGAAGACCATCGACCTGTAGTCATCCACCGTGGTGTAGTATCCACTATGGAGCGTTTTGTAGCCTTCTTGATTGAAGAATACAAAGGTGTATTCCCGACGTGGCTGGCACCAGTCCAGGCGAAGATCATCCCTGTATCTGCAGATGCGCATTTAGAACACTCTAAAAAGCTTGAAGATGAATTGCGTGAAGCCGGTGTAAGGGTGGAAGTGGATGAACGTAATGAGAAAATCGGTTACAAAATCCGTGAAGCCCAAATGCAGAAGATTCCTTTCCAACTCGTTGTCGGTGATCGTGAAATTGAAGAAAATGCTGTTAATGTTCGTCGTTATGGAGAACAAAAATCCGAAACGAAGCCATTGAGCACTTTCAAAG
Coding sequences within:
- the thrS gene encoding threonine--tRNA ligase, which codes for MANVIQVKFPDGNIKEFDKGTTGEEIAQSISPGLKKQALAIKLDGEPYDLRRPIEQDGAVEILTYKNPEGIEVARHSTAHLMAQAVKRLYGNVKFGVGPVIENGFYYDIDMEESLTPEDLPKIEKEMQKIVDENLEIERIELSREEAKEKFKEIGDDLKLELIDDIPEGEQVTIYKQGEFFDLCRGVHVPQTSKIKVFKLLSISGAYWRGNSDNQMLQRIYGTEFEKKAHLDEYLKMLEEAKERDHRKLGKELDIFTVNQKVGQGLPMWLPKGATIRRTIERYIVDTEERLGYDHVYTPVLGSVDLYKTSGHWDHYQDDMFPTMEMDNEDLVLRPMNCPHHMMVYKNQLYSYRNLPVRIAELGMMHRYEMSGALAGLQRVRAMTLNDAHIFARPDQLKDEFKRVVRLVQEVYRDFGINDYYFRLSYRDPEDKEKYVDNDAMWDKAQSMLKETMEDMELEYVEADGEAAFYGPKLDVQVKTALGKDETLSTVQLDFHLPERFDLTYVGEDGEDHRPVVIHRGVVSTMERFVAFLIEEYKGVFPTWLAPVQAKIIPVSADAHLEHSKKLEDELREAGVRVEVDERNEKIGYKIREAQMQKIPFQLVVGDREIEENAVNVRRYGEQKSETKPLSTFKAEIRNEIDQKLLRK